From a single Gracilimonas sp. genomic region:
- the porQ gene encoding type IX secretion system protein PorQ: MRFILTVLVFLVGAQSTVAQSNTSSVFRFLDVPPTARTAALGGNHAGLFNADFSLIHINPAYLNSDASGSISVSYLNFFSDANMGFTSGAYKFEKIGTIAAGIRFVGYGEFDRLDEDGNDIGNFNANDIALTGAYSIPIGKNITAGAGVDFIHSSYASYKSSAVAFSGGFFYQDTASHFSAGISIRNLGGQLTAYANDREPLPLDVSVGFTKKPEAFPFQLSLTLKKLNDWDLRVFGETGQPSFVDNVFRHVIFGGETYFGENVTVRLGYDHYLHEQTQTGQDFDLAGIAFGVGINIKSIVIDLSRNSYSRLGGVTRISLKTDLD; encoded by the coding sequence GTGCGATTCATATTAACCGTTTTGGTGTTTTTAGTTGGTGCCCAAAGTACGGTGGCACAGTCGAATACATCAAGTGTATTTCGTTTTTTGGATGTGCCCCCAACCGCCCGCACGGCCGCTCTTGGTGGAAATCATGCAGGATTATTCAACGCCGACTTCAGCCTGATCCACATAAATCCGGCATACCTGAATAGCGATGCATCCGGATCAATTTCAGTATCCTATCTCAATTTTTTTTCGGATGCCAATATGGGCTTTACAAGTGGAGCTTACAAGTTTGAAAAGATCGGGACTATTGCGGCCGGAATTCGGTTTGTCGGTTATGGTGAATTTGACCGGCTGGATGAGGACGGTAATGACATCGGCAATTTCAACGCAAACGATATAGCCCTTACCGGAGCATATAGTATCCCGATTGGGAAGAACATAACCGCCGGGGCGGGTGTCGATTTTATTCACTCTTCCTATGCTTCTTATAAATCAAGTGCAGTGGCTTTTTCCGGTGGGTTTTTCTACCAGGATACCGCCAGCCATTTCAGTGCCGGGATCTCAATTCGTAATTTAGGTGGGCAGCTAACCGCATACGCAAATGACCGGGAGCCTTTGCCGCTCGATGTATCCGTGGGTTTCACCAAAAAACCGGAAGCCTTCCCATTTCAGCTTAGCCTCACCCTTAAAAAATTGAACGATTGGGATTTACGTGTATTCGGAGAAACCGGGCAGCCCTCTTTTGTTGATAATGTATTCCGTCACGTGATTTTTGGTGGTGAAACCTATTTTGGGGAAAATGTAACCGTCAGGCTGGGGTACGATCATTATTTACATGAGCAGACCCAGACCGGGCAAGATTTTGACTTGGCCGGCATCGCTTTTGGAGTGGGAATCAATATTAAATCTATTGTGATTGACCTGAGCCGAAATTCTTATTCCCGGCTGGGTGGTGTAACAAGAATTAGTTTGAAGACCGACTTAGATTAA
- a CDS encoding ABC transporter permease, which translates to MISNFPGAAGLKQFGQYAKLLYQALRSSTEFSTYRNNLFQEFVKVGYESIPIIFLVGIFTGAVLTLQTAYQLDTDIYPSSIIGSIVAQSIVIELAAVISALVLAGKVGARISTELGTMRVSEQIDALESMGFNSVSFLVVPRILAGLLMFPVLYVTAAVFGIIGGVTAGALDGILPAAEFMEGARAFFFESDIIFGLLKSVVFGFVITSISCFKGYFAFGGAEGVGTATTQATVLSCIFVLLADFALAAILL; encoded by the coding sequence ATGATTTCCAACTTCCCAGGCGCGGCCGGTTTAAAACAATTTGGCCAGTACGCCAAGCTTTTATACCAGGCATTACGTTCATCCACCGAGTTTAGTACTTATCGCAACAACCTGTTCCAGGAATTTGTGAAGGTTGGCTATGAGTCTATCCCCATCATTTTTTTGGTGGGTATTTTTACAGGTGCCGTACTTACCCTTCAAACGGCTTACCAGCTGGATACCGACATTTATCCCAGCTCCATCATTGGCTCAATTGTGGCCCAGTCTATTGTTATTGAATTAGCGGCTGTAATCAGTGCACTGGTTTTGGCCGGGAAAGTAGGCGCCCGAATTTCCACGGAATTGGGAACCATGCGTGTAAGCGAGCAGATAGATGCATTGGAATCGATGGGCTTTAACTCCGTCTCTTTTTTAGTAGTGCCGCGCATTTTAGCCGGCCTGCTGATGTTTCCTGTGCTTTATGTTACCGCGGCCGTTTTTGGAATTATCGGGGGTGTCACAGCCGGAGCGTTGGATGGCATTCTGCCCGCAGCTGAATTCATGGAAGGCGCCCGCGCTTTCTTTTTTGAATCGGATATTATTTTCGGGCTTTTAAAGTCCGTTGTTTTTGGCTTTGTGATTACATCCATTTCCTGTTTTAAAGGATATTTTGCTTTTGGCGGAGCCGAAGGGGTGGGAACCGCAACTACACAAGCAACAGTTTTAAGTTGTATCTTTGTACTGCTGGCCGATTTTGCACTGGCCGCAATATTATTGTAG
- a CDS encoding ABC transporter ATP-binding protein: MIEIKNLTKSFGDNLVWSDVSFKIEDGETTAVIGKSGCGKSVLLKHLNALLYPDEGEVLIDGKCVFELSYSQLRKVRQRFGILFQGGALFDSISTYENVAFPLRYFTEQNDEEIEHNVMEALGMVNLEHAGEKSTSELSGGMRKRVGLARAIILKPDYLLYDEPTSGLDPRTSEEINELINTMADNLDITSIVITHDMHSVLEVAEKVAFLDEQKLSWFGKTEDMKHSDNKNLIDFISASEYQITKKTA, encoded by the coding sequence ATGATTGAGATTAAAAATCTTACGAAAAGTTTTGGTGACAACCTGGTTTGGAGTGATGTTTCATTCAAAATCGAGGATGGAGAAACTACGGCTGTGATCGGGAAATCCGGTTGCGGAAAATCAGTGTTACTGAAACACCTGAACGCCCTTTTATACCCGGATGAGGGAGAGGTTTTAATCGACGGAAAGTGCGTTTTTGAGCTGAGTTATTCTCAACTCCGAAAAGTCCGCCAGCGTTTTGGGATTCTGTTTCAGGGAGGCGCTTTATTCGACTCTATAAGTACCTATGAGAATGTGGCATTTCCCCTTCGCTATTTTACCGAACAAAACGATGAAGAGATTGAGCATAATGTAATGGAAGCCCTGGGAATGGTGAACCTGGAACATGCCGGGGAAAAATCGACCTCAGAGCTTTCCGGAGGGATGAGAAAACGAGTGGGCCTGGCGCGCGCTATTATCCTGAAGCCGGATTATTTATTGTATGATGAGCCAACCTCCGGCCTCGACCCGCGCACATCAGAAGAAATTAACGAGCTGATTAATACCATGGCCGACAACCTGGACATCACCTCCATTGTTATCACTCACGATATGCATAGCGTGTTGGAAGTAGCAGAGAAAGTGGCTTTCCTGGACGAACAAAAACTAAGCTGGTTCGGTAAAACGGAAGACATGAAGCACAGCGACAATAAAAATTTGATTGATTTCATTTCAGCAAGTGAATATCAAATAACTAAAAAAACTGCATAG
- a CDS encoding MlaD family protein gives MSNELKIGITVVVAIIVAFIGYRVMKDIPLFRTSTTIYTKFDQVYGLIPGNVVNVKGFKIGSVKQMELLISDSTLVTMNIEEGYQIPKGSIAVLKSSGVLGGKFIEIKKSDSTEMVPHQGSIEGVFEQGMMDTFAEEGAKLSNDISASIRGVEKLVTSLNETLDDENKENITGIIRNLQSSTGSLNQLIQSKQSDLDAMITSAKQTMQNMDDLSSENKDKLNSLITNLEATSVELETLSSGLNETNLTLNEVLTKINNGEGTLGKMVNDPSLYNNVDSLSFNLNRLIKNMNDEPGKYLKHMRLIEVF, from the coding sequence GTGTCCAACGAACTAAAAATTGGGATCACGGTAGTAGTGGCTATTATTGTAGCCTTTATCGGCTACCGGGTAATGAAAGATATCCCCCTGTTCCGTACTTCCACTACTATCTATACTAAGTTTGATCAGGTATATGGGCTCATTCCCGGAAATGTGGTGAATGTGAAAGGCTTTAAAATTGGAAGTGTGAAACAAATGGAGTTGTTAATTTCAGACTCTACCCTGGTCACCATGAATATTGAGGAAGGGTATCAGATACCTAAAGGATCCATTGCGGTATTGAAGTCAAGCGGGGTGCTTGGTGGTAAGTTTATCGAAATAAAGAAATCCGACTCGACTGAAATGGTTCCGCACCAAGGATCGATTGAAGGCGTTTTTGAACAGGGTATGATGGATACCTTTGCTGAAGAAGGCGCCAAACTCAGTAATGACATTTCTGCCTCCATCCGTGGAGTCGAAAAACTGGTTACCAGCCTCAATGAAACACTGGATGATGAAAACAAAGAGAATATTACCGGGATCATCCGAAACCTTCAGTCCAGCACCGGATCTTTAAATCAGCTGATCCAGAGTAAGCAATCGGATCTGGATGCAATGATTACTTCAGCAAAACAGACCATGCAAAACATGGATGATCTTAGCTCCGAAAACAAAGATAAGCTGAACTCACTCATCACCAACCTGGAAGCCACCAGTGTTGAACTGGAAACGCTGAGCTCTGGTTTAAACGAGACCAATCTTACGCTGAATGAGGTGTTAACCAAGATTAATAACGGAGAAGGAACCCTTGGAAAAATGGTCAACGACCCTTCTCTATACAATAATGTGGACAGCTTATCCTTTAATTTAAACCGGCTGATCAAAAATATGAACGATGAGCCCGGAAAATATTTGAAGCATATGAGACTCATTGAGGTATTTTAA
- a CDS encoding SurA N-terminal domain-containing protein: protein MRNSTGVILWVLIGSFGLLWVLSDVNFFEAMQAGPSSLGSVNGDKISNEEYQSRIQYYSNAYSQQTGNSMTPEMRAYYETQAWNELVNSRLLRQKMDDLGITVSDQEVLDMVYGENPAPVIRQNFTREDGTIDRAAVQQVLSSSEFSQQAVALEMQLREQRRQQKLNNYISAGLQVTEGEVEREFVKNNSTANVNYIRFPYSEVTEQQLEVSDAELREFYNKNRERYSRDESYRIQYVTFSKLPTASDTAQIVEDVRELITPFENSENDSLFLARQGSSNQYQNAFVSEDDIREEYTPVLDLEIGEVSDVILTSNQAAILKKTAEQGNEVKFQIMSYNIQALPSTIDEANEAAADFEFFASEESSFDEEAETRGLEVKEAFATKGNDFISGLGSSKQIMNFLETADEGDISNALELSSDFVVLRVEEITPEGYRPFEEVKSQVETLVKVERRKELTVEKVENLLAQNQTLSALAESTDKEIRNEDNLRASATVLPGAGREPRVVGAIFALDEGETSGVIAGNSAAFVVQLISKMDADLANLTPDQRQTIRQRLEQQKTQEFTSIWLEQLREAANIVDNRDRLLQQ, encoded by the coding sequence ATGAGAAACAGCACCGGTGTCATCTTGTGGGTGCTGATTGGATCTTTTGGCCTTTTGTGGGTTTTGTCTGATGTAAACTTTTTTGAAGCCATGCAGGCCGGACCAAGTTCATTAGGTAGTGTGAATGGTGATAAGATCTCCAATGAAGAATATCAAAGCCGTATCCAGTATTATTCTAATGCATACAGCCAGCAAACCGGAAATTCAATGACACCGGAAATGCGTGCATATTATGAAACTCAGGCCTGGAATGAGCTGGTTAACTCCCGCTTACTCCGCCAAAAAATGGACGACTTAGGCATCACCGTTTCCGACCAGGAAGTGCTGGACATGGTATATGGAGAGAATCCTGCCCCTGTAATTCGTCAAAACTTTACCCGCGAAGACGGCACCATTGACCGAGCAGCCGTTCAGCAGGTTCTTTCTTCCAGTGAGTTTTCTCAACAAGCTGTTGCCCTTGAGATGCAACTCCGCGAACAGCGTCGTCAGCAAAAGCTGAACAACTATATTTCGGCCGGACTCCAGGTAACTGAGGGAGAAGTGGAAAGAGAGTTTGTAAAGAATAACAGCACGGCAAACGTAAATTACATTCGCTTTCCCTACAGTGAAGTAACCGAGCAACAGCTGGAAGTTTCTGATGCAGAGCTTCGCGAATTCTACAACAAAAACAGAGAGCGCTACAGCCGCGACGAAAGCTACCGTATTCAGTATGTTACGTTCAGTAAGCTTCCAACCGCCAGCGATACGGCTCAAATTGTGGAAGATGTTCGTGAACTGATAACACCTTTTGAGAATTCTGAAAACGACTCATTGTTTCTGGCTCGCCAGGGTTCCTCTAATCAGTATCAAAATGCTTTTGTGTCTGAAGATGACATCCGGGAAGAATACACCCCCGTTCTGGATCTTGAAATTGGAGAAGTGTCTGACGTAATCCTGACTTCTAACCAGGCCGCTATTCTTAAGAAAACAGCCGAGCAGGGTAATGAAGTTAAGTTTCAAATCATGAGCTATAACATTCAGGCGTTGCCATCTACCATAGATGAAGCTAACGAAGCTGCCGCCGACTTTGAATTCTTTGCCTCTGAGGAATCCTCATTCGATGAAGAAGCTGAAACCCGCGGACTTGAAGTGAAAGAAGCGTTTGCAACCAAGGGGAATGATTTTATCTCCGGCCTTGGAAGCAGTAAGCAAATTATGAATTTCCTGGAAACAGCTGATGAAGGCGACATTTCCAACGCATTGGAGCTAAGCTCCGATTTTGTTGTGCTTCGGGTTGAAGAGATTACCCCGGAAGGCTATCGTCCTTTTGAGGAAGTGAAGTCACAGGTAGAAACCCTGGTAAAGGTTGAGCGACGCAAAGAACTGACCGTTGAGAAAGTGGAAAATCTTTTAGCTCAGAACCAAACACTTTCTGCTTTAGCTGAAAGCACCGATAAAGAAATTCGCAACGAAGACAACCTCCGCGCCAGCGCAACGGTACTTCCCGGAGCTGGCCGAGAACCTCGAGTAGTAGGTGCCATTTTTGCCCTCGATGAAGGCGAAACGTCCGGAGTTATTGCCGGAAACAGCGCAGCTTTTGTAGTTCAGTTAATCAGCAAAATGGACGCTGATTTAGCCAACTTAACTCCCGACCAGCGACAAACTATTCGTCAGCGTCTGGAGCAGCAAAAAACTCAGGAGTTTACCTCCATTTGGTTAGAACAACTTCGCGAAGCCGCTAACATCGTGGACAACCGCGACCGACTGCTTCAGCAATAG
- the ribD gene encoding bifunctional diaminohydroxyphosphoribosylaminopyrimidine deaminase/5-amino-6-(5-phosphoribosylamino)uracil reductase RibD — translation MPEQAPHSDEYWMQQALDLAEQAKGHVAPNPLVGCVVVSSDGKPVGHGYHKKFGEAHAEVNAVESVKDKKQLKDATVYVTLEPCSHKGKTPPCAPMLAKLPIKRVVVAMKDPNPEVDGKGILHLRNNGIEVETGVLKREAEKLNEFFIHHQAFGRPFITLKVAQTADGFIAAADGESQWITGDQSRKLVHKWRSEYDAVLVGRTTAMVDNPSLTVRHVSGRQPKRIVIDGPYELPKDLNLFSDKFEEKTTIITWNKEASATDADPMLKVMQQNYFRGEVLQVSKVDGHVDLRQSFKLLGEKGISSVLVEGGQQLSSALIRQGLVDKLELFIAPKLLGAGTRSLINIGINKMKEIAELKEVSWTRVGDDILLTGYF, via the coding sequence ATGCCCGAACAAGCTCCGCATAGCGATGAATACTGGATGCAACAAGCTCTGGATTTGGCTGAACAGGCTAAAGGACACGTTGCCCCGAATCCACTGGTGGGGTGCGTAGTTGTATCATCGGATGGGAAACCCGTTGGGCATGGCTATCACAAAAAATTTGGGGAAGCTCATGCGGAAGTAAATGCGGTAGAGTCGGTTAAGGATAAGAAACAGCTCAAAGACGCCACGGTTTACGTAACCCTTGAACCATGCTCTCATAAAGGTAAAACCCCACCTTGCGCCCCCATGCTGGCAAAGCTTCCCATAAAAAGAGTAGTGGTTGCCATGAAGGATCCCAATCCGGAGGTGGACGGAAAAGGAATTCTGCATCTCCGTAACAATGGAATTGAAGTTGAAACGGGCGTGCTTAAGAGAGAGGCAGAAAAACTGAATGAGTTTTTTATCCACCATCAAGCTTTCGGGCGGCCTTTTATCACGCTGAAGGTAGCCCAGACTGCCGATGGTTTTATCGCAGCTGCCGACGGGGAATCGCAGTGGATTACCGGAGATCAATCCCGGAAGCTGGTTCACAAATGGCGCTCTGAGTATGATGCCGTTTTGGTTGGCAGAACAACAGCCATGGTCGATAATCCAAGCCTAACCGTTCGTCATGTTTCCGGTCGTCAGCCCAAGCGCATCGTGATTGACGGCCCCTATGAACTGCCCAAAGATCTGAATCTTTTTTCAGATAAGTTTGAGGAAAAGACCACCATCATCACCTGGAATAAAGAAGCCTCTGCCACCGATGCCGACCCCATGCTGAAAGTTATGCAGCAGAACTATTTTCGCGGAGAAGTGCTGCAGGTTTCCAAAGTAGATGGACATGTAGATTTACGGCAGTCGTTTAAGCTGCTTGGCGAAAAGGGAATTTCTTCGGTTTTAGTGGAAGGTGGTCAGCAGCTCTCTTCCGCCTTAATCCGACAGGGCCTTGTGGATAAACTCGAACTATTTATAGCCCCGAAGTTGTTGGGAGCCGGAACCCGATCGCTAATTAACATTGGCATCAACAAAATGAAAGAAATTGCCGAACTGAAGGAGGTCAGCTGGACCCGGGTCGGTGATGATATATTATTAACCGGATATTTTTAA